The DNA segment TTCATCAGACATTATTTTATTCGTAGAATTTTTTAATATCGATTTTTGTTTAATACTGTTCTCACATTCGTCCGAACTATCATCAAAATAAAGTTTCTTCTCTGCTTTAATAGGTGAATCGTCAGGATTATCAAGATCCAAATTATCTATTCTTGTCAGGGCTGCAGCTAAATCCAGTTTTGTTTGCGTTTCCTCGTCAATTGGTACTTCACTTAAAGTTATATAATCGTCAAAATTAACCTTATTCGACGACTTTCCACGAGATTCTGATTCAGTGGAACTCTTTGATTGTTTCAATATACTCTTAGCAGGTGTTTGATTTGAGTTAATATACGATATTGAATCATCCAAGAGAACAACTGGTGTCTTACACAGCTGACTTATTTTCATTATCGTTAATGGACTACTCATTTTTTTAGGGTTTTGAGATAATTGTATATTTTGCAGCAAACTTCGTCTTTTATCATACTTGGTAGATGCAGACTTGTTTGTGTTACGATCAACAGAGCCCATAGAGTTTCTTCCATATTTTACAAGGGGAGTCTTACTTGCACTGTATGTACTGCTtgtaatataatttgatttAGGTACAAATACTTTTATATCATTATTTTCCATCTTTTCCATCTGCTTCTTTTTCTTCCCTGCTAAAAAGGTTCTAAGACAACTTGTCCTTGTAGGGGCAATATTCTTCTTCGTATTACATTTGTTTCTAGTAACTGGTTTGTTAAGGGGCACTTCATCTTCCTTCCAACCTTGTGAACGAAGCTTTTCTAATTTTTCAAATCGTAAATTGCAATTCTTCACCTCCATATACATCATATCCCAAAATCCTTGCAAGTCTTTACACGTAACCAACATTTCCCCTTTCCCTGTTTCACAATCAGCAACCAAACCACGAAACCGTTCAAATTTTTTGCTTATTAATAAGTTTGTCTGTCCAATGGCTTGATTTATTTCGTACTGTCCATCTTCTGTAGTTTCGGGATCTGCTTTAATCTTTAACCATTTTTCGCACAGTTCATTCAATCTCTCTACTTCTTTATTCAAAAGAAATTGGAAATATTGTGCTGTACGTTCTTCATCTTCGACAGAGATATTTAAACTTTTCATGACAGTATCCTTCATAGGAATATTGTCAATTGGAGAATGACCAATACTGAAACCACGTTTCAACTGTTGTTCCTTTCTAGCATTGTCTTTTCCACGTCTAGAGACCACGTATGGCGAAAAAAATGCTGGTTCGCATGAAGAATTTGTAGATGTCGATATAGATTTATTATTCTTCAAGGAAAAATTTGCTTCAGTAATACTATTATTAAATACTTTGTTATTGTCAGCCTTTGTCTTGCTCTCACTATCATTAGAAGAACTAAATGTTTCTTTTTCATCGAATGATAGTTTGAATGAGCAATCTTCTTCAGAGGTATCTTCTGCATCGTTAATAACATAACTTGTATCATTCAATGGAATATCAACTTTTTTTGTATTATCTTCTTTATTATCACTTTCATTACTTGTTTTGGATCTTTCTACTTTAGAACTATTAGATGTATCTTCTATGCCACTAATTGTATTTGACACTGTGCCAAATAAGAGTGTTTGCGTTTTCTGCGACTCATTGCCCTTAGAATCTGCAGGAACAGATAGCTGTTCGTGTTTCTTTTCGATATTTTCTTTTTTGCTAGTCTTAATAGGATTTCTACGCGAAGCATTCGTATTAACTTCATTCTTTTTTGTTTTAATTGTTAATCTTTTCTCTGTTGCTTTTGTGATCCTCTTTGGAATGGAATCAGTTTTTACCACTGGTGCAATGCTTGTGCTTCCAATAACTGGAGAATAAATTTTATGATGGACCACACCTACCACAAAAGCTGGCTTTTTCTTATTTTCTTCAAGCTTCTTTCGTCTCTCCCGCTCGGCTTTCCATGCTAACAATTTGTTCGACCGATTTTTTGGTGCTGGGGCAGGTACAGGTTGCACTTCTAAAGCCAAATTATCATTGAAATAAAAACAACAATGATACGTACGATAACTAAAAACGCTAAGATAAGTAACTGTATACAAACCTTCTTTCTGTATTCTTTGCGAGCTGTTTGATATATTTCTGTTCTCATTAAAATTTGCCGCTCTCTGATTTCTTCTCGTCTCTTCATATTTCTTGGCCCGAATGAATCGATTTTCGGCAATATCGCCGAAACCGGACGATTTTTTTTTATACTGAAACCGAAACTTCGACATTTATAGTACGGTCTTTTAACATACGCGACAGTAAATTCTAACTTCTTAACCGTTTTACGATTAAGATTTGAAAGAAAGCATTTTAAACGTGCTTTGATACATAGGAACATTTGAAGTACCAACTGCGTGGAAAAATATACAAGTAGAATCATAAAGGAAACATAACATAGAACTGTAGAGGGCACGGCGGGACCAATAATATTTTCGTGCAGTCGATATTTCAAAACACGCGACACGCAAAGTCACGTAGAGTCTCGTCAGATGTCTCGATGATAGACGCGCATGCGAAATAGAAATAGTATAGTAGTCTTACGAACCTCTTCGTGCCGTGTGCAAATATTCAATCTAACCGCGGAAATTATATTCGCAATTTCGTAGAGACAGTGTTCGCGTAATCTCTTCATTATTAATACGGGACCATCGTTTGTAGTATGTAAATACTACCATTACGTTTTTATACATAACAGGTCTGATACAGTCAAATATTAGTAGTTGTGGGCGATTGGCCTGTTTAGTATCTCGTTTGTAGTAACATCTTCTCGTGTCGTTGAGTGAATCTTTACTTTATTTCGTTGATTTCGATTTACTGATACATCGAGTAACTCGCGAAAAACATACAGTGAGAAGAGAAGAAGCTAACCAGGTACAATATTTGATTacaattttattcttcaaaaatAAATTGGTAATTATAACCGTGGTACTTCGATAATGATATTACATATCAGATTCTTAACTTTTATATAAAGTACGTATAGGATGGTAGTTTGAGATTGTAATATTTGCTTTTATCGATACATCGGAATTGTTATCAGTTATAAAGTAAAATTTGATAAGGCTTGTCAAATTTTCTATGCTAGAGGTTAGTAATATATCTGTAAAagttgcatttaaattcaaCCAATCACAAAAGAGTTACCCTGTTTAGCCGACGAAATGTATCACTACTTTTGTGGTATATTCGTGAGCTTCCTTATCGACTACTTAGTATTCTCAATCGTTATCCCGTCGatagttttatttttattaaaatttgtttaatcAATGCATAATTGATACTCGTAAATCTAAATAAACTTttgtgaatttttattttagtttCGTTTTCGTCGGTTATGTATTTCTTTACAATTGTTTATATGTAATATGATCTTAAAATAAGTAATTCtataattattcatttatttgaaCTGCTTTATTTGATTACAGTTTATTATGCCGTTCAAGTGAGAGAAAACTAGGATTTTCTACCATTTTGTCAGCAATGGTTCCTATGGCAGCCTTACTTTCTACTGGCTGTGGTAACATTTCTGATGACTTCCTTTGAGCTATCCCGTTTATCTGCTGTGGTGAGTCGCATGCTTTTAAGTTTTTCTTTTGTAGTCATTTAACCATGTCGTACAACAAAAGGTTTAAACCGTTATACACGACTGGTTGTATTTATATAGAATTTATTTAACCAGTCCAGTGACAATAACAATGCGCGACAACGTTTTACCGATCGATcaattttaaattatattagTTACCTTCTGAGTAAACTCAGTGAATAATGAAAACACGGAAGTTGAAACCACAGAGTGGGAAAATTCGAATAACTAACCGCGCAATTTAATTTCGGTTGAAACATAATAATATCtctttttataataaataatataatcagGAGGGAGAAACATATATTGAGCGTTGTTTATAAAATtgttaaaaatgaaattgaaaaatttggtCGTTATATCGCCGATGAAGATAACAAGTCTATCTTTAAGGCCTCtataaaattattattcgaGAAAAGTttctattaatttattattatattaggagaatgtattttcattttaatttaCTTTTTCCTTGTATTAATATTAGATCAAGAGAATTTGCTACAGTTAAATTTTCCCGTTCTTACATCATTCTGATCGATATTCATAATGATTCTGTTATCAAATGCGTCACGAGTAGAACCACTGGTTCACAAGCCACTGTGCAACGAGTTCACCTATGCAACCATTACTTGCAAACCGTTTCGCGTAATCAAGCGTGTCGCAAGATATCATGAATGAATCGTTTCATGTTTATCCTTTTATTTTCTTCTGTGCAATCCACAAGTATACTCGCGCAAAAGAAATTACATTGTGCGAAGGCCCTTTTGTTTTACACGTTGCGAATTACACGTTATTATAAATAAGCTACTTACATCACGAAGTATTTGTTTactcagcgatatcgcattatttaACATATCGTATCATAATTACAATCTCGTATTGGGTTCGACTCTTTAAAAAATAAATCACCTACATCTAGCTGCAACGTGTTTAAGTAGTAAAGCAAGTGGACCATGAAAGAACCAGACATTTCCCACATACGATTTTTGCTTGATCGTTACTGCAGTTAATTTTGTAGATACTTTTCTGGTTAAAAGACACTGACAGGAAATTTACAGTTTaggaaatgaaatagaaaattcATCGGTACCTTAATAATTTGCCTCGCTTATCAAGAACGGAAAAATAACGATGTTTATTATCGCGACTATCGCGACTTTAAAGAAGAAAACATTTACTTGCTTCTTAGAAGTGTTACAATGTTCTCATTTACATATTTATGAATAAAGATTATCTGGGATTATCCTAAGTTAACGTCGTGGACATGCAAAAAGTGGGGAACTCGGATACAATTTacgtacttatcgaggcaaaagTGAAATTTAATTCAAGCTAGAGGTTGCTATATGTATTGGGGGATACTTGGTTGCTTTCGTTAAAAAGTATAATGTTTTCTCGCACCAGCGCATAAATTCAACGTTTCGCAGTTTAATTACAATGCGAAATGTGTCACGATTTATTACAGCAATTATCGTGTTAGCGTTTATATCACCATACCGCAAAGAGATCCTGTGATATTAGTCATACCCAGCGTGACCGCCATCGGATTTAACAGAAAATTTTGAATCGACCATAAAAATCGGTATCACGATACTCTGGCATTGATCGCATTCCGTCTGTGCCATTATTTACACCTGGCCTATCGCTACCGTTTCTTACTTACTCGAGTCACTTCGTAATATAAATGAGTACAGACTGTATTTCAATTCTTATCTACTATTGCGAAACATCTTTTAAATAGAATTGCTTCTTAGAAAACTGACATCGACTTTTTCTATGAATATTGCATTCATATGTAATGACGGCCAGCAAATTATATACTATTTAATATTTTCCTGGTAAGGAAAAATATGACGGTACATATGAAACGTCGATATACATTTCGTTGGTTTTTCGAGtttaaatgaaaatatttaaacTGTTTTATACGTCTACCACAAGAAACCGGGGAACATTCCGTAGTAACGTGTTCGGTTAATCTTAATATGATATCTACCATCATTTCTCCCAAAGTTACGACGCCATCCATAACAGcagcgagagaaagaaaaagggaaggagagaaaatgagagagagaggaagagagagaaagggaaagaaaaaTGAATAATACGAGCATCCTCGAAAATCATGTACGTAAAGTATCTCCCATTCCGCTGCAGCGCGTCGACTTCGTATTCATGCGACTTGATACGAAACGATCCGGCCCCCAGAGGGTTAATAAAGCAGAAATCGTAACGTCACCAGAGAGGGCAGGTCGGCGCGTTTTCGTCGAAGGGGGATCGAGGATCCAATTAGAGGATACGCGGTCTTATTGCGCGGTGAAATATAAATCTCGGAAGGACGAGCAAGCACCGGGAACGGTAGCAGGCAACGCCCTCGGGAAGAACGATCGAAAAGGAGCTAAGAGCAGCAAGATCGGACGACAACCGCGCGCAGGGATGGCGGACACGACCGAACCGAGGGAGATCAAAATCGAGGAAAAAGAAGGGGGTAGAAGGGCGAGAGGAGGCCGGGGGATACTGTTGGCTTCAAATCAAGGACCAGACGAACCGGTCTACCCCTCCGCGAGATGCGTCTAATTTTTTTCCCCGTTcttctccctttttttctttctttctttcccctCCTCTCTCTCCCCATCTCTTTCTCTTGGTTCCTCCTGTCTCCGTGTTCGACCAGAGCCaccttttttcttcctcttccacTTCTTCCACCTATGGGTCCTCTTCATCGTTCTCTCGTTTTATTCCACGGAGATGCCCGCAGGTGTTCGGTGAGGGGGGGGCGTGTGTGTGGACTGACCAAAAATCTTGCCCGCGAGCCCCGATTTCCGACCCCTTTGTCGCTGTCCTGCCCGGTGGTGGAACTCTCTCGATCATCACGCGATCCTCTTGATCCGGCTCACGGCGAAGGAGGTGTTAACTGGAAGGAATTATTTCGTGTAAGTGTCGCCGCTGCTCAGCAGCTGGGAACGGGAGCGGAAAGAATAACAGGGGTTTTCTGCCGCGAGAGGGATGGTGTCAGCCTTTCTCTCACTCGTTTCTCTATTCAAAATGGAGAATACCTTGGATCGAGGAAAATCTGCCTTTAACGCGACCGATAGCGTTAACGATTAGTCGTTGGAGGTTGGACAGAGATAAATGCTCGAAAGGAATTCAGATTCAGAATGTTACTTCGATCGAtttgacgaggaataaatgcaaGTTGAAAGATCTTAATGGTCTGTAAGTGGCGATTAAGCCAGATGATTCGGTGATTCTGAACGGATCGCGTGGATATctgaaatattttatatgtcGGCTGTTGTCGAATATCGACTGACGATGTTCAATTAGCCGTTTCGTGTCGGTGAACATTTTTTTACGATAATTAACTACGAAAGTTAATTTATGTAGGAATCAATATTTTTCAACATGAAAAGTAAGATATAGAAGGACGACAATTACTGTTTTATCCTCGTTCTTCGGGGTCGACAGAACTGTAGTGAAAATGATGTTCACGTGTTCGCTCGGACGTTCCGTGACGCCACCAATTGACACTATAGACGTGACTACAATAAATAGCATTTTTTTTACTGCCTCAACAACGACCAAGGCACGTTTTCGATTGCAGCACGTATGCCTGTTTTATCCGATAAATAATAACGCTCTTTAATATTCGGGTGATGCAATAAATATTCCAAGCACCGCATATGCATATTTTATATTCTTGGCCCCGCTCGATACGTCCACGCCGTGCGCGTCTGCGTAACATTTTTTCAAGAGAAGTTCCACGTTCGAACGATGAAGTGGCAATCGCGGATAATCAATCACGGATAGGCAATCGAACGATGTGTTACATCGACGTGTAGcaggaaagagaagaaaaggaaaaaggtTCGATTCCCTCGCAATGAGTAACCTGTCGATCAGCCTCGAACAGTGAGTTCCAGGCTCACGTGATGATATTTCGTGGTATCACGCGATCCACCTCGCAGAACAACCACGAAACACTGGCTTATAAGCGAGCGAGAAGAAAGTTCAAGGTGACCCGACGTTTATTCAGGATCGGCGACCCTTCGAGTCGTTCAGGATTCGTTTAGAAAACGTTCGGTAGGAGGAAATCACACGGCTGTGCCGTGAATACGACGGGAATACTTAAGGAGGTGCATTGCTGCACGGTTCCTCGATTCGAATGCAAAGCCGGATCGTAAAAGGCGCAGCGAATGGCTCTTAACATTTTCTCTACGAACAGATTTCGATTTTGCCGGCGTTTCTGAGACCGCGACGGCTTTCCGCCGTTTCTCGTTTTTCTTCgtcctttttttttgttcttttcttttttttttcctctccaaGCGAACATCTTGCCAACGCCTCGCGTTCGAAGTTCGCTCGCATCTTTTACAAAAGTCGTAGTTAGAGATAATTTCGATGTAACGATGCATCGGTTGTTTGTCCGTAGAATTTCTAGGAGAAATTACGAATCGTTCAGGCGACCCGTTTACGTTATAGATCTAGTGTTAAGTGGCGGTAGAAGAATGTGCTTTCGTTTGTTGGTTTCTCTCCTTTGCAGCGTTCAATTAGTACCGTGTGAATTGGCATAACGAATTAGATGGAAATTCATCGTACAACCGTAGCTGGGGTGTACATCATAAAGGTACACCGCTATAAATTCGAACATCTCTGAAATACAGCCACGGGATTTTCGAACGCGAACGAATTACCCGGGTAAAGCGTAATGAGAGGAACATCACGCCTTTCTCGAGGAGATAATTTGCATGCGACCAGCCGATGAATAATTTCGCTCGACACGGAGTGAAAATCGCGACGAGCGATCGATTGCTCGCAGGCACGCAATACAGAAGTCCCTCTTCTAATATGgaagaattttttttccaaGGGAAATTACGATCTCGCGAATGCGAACAAAAAATCCGATCCGATCGTCTCTCTTTCAACCTTTCCTATAAGGATATCCCATAGGAACGAATTAAAAAGATTAATAAGCGTCATCGTTCTTGTTGCGTGGAAACGAGCGTCCCTTAATCGTCGACGATGATGTATTGTCATAAACTATCAAATTTAGAATACCCGGCGATAGTTTAATTATTTATGCAAATACAACACACCGTGGAATGATGTTATCGTTCGAGAGCAGTTTGCTCGGCATGGACCGCGGACGCTTTCAGCTCATCAATTCGATGTTAATTTTAACAAACAGAAGCGTATCACGCGAACGGCTCTTCTGCCAATTCGTTTTGCTTCACCTTCGCGAACGTACGCGTGCCTTTTTCAATTAATTCACGGTTCTTCCACGATATTACCGCTCCGTGATTATTTTTCTCTTTACGCGCTGGATGGCCTGTAATGGCACGCGAGGCCCCAGCAATTTATTAATATGGAAATACGCGGCAAGACGCTCGAAAGTTACAATTTCACAATTTCGTTGAAGCGATCGTGACTCGATCGAGCGGCGGAGCGTGTCGAGGGTGGTTTTATGGCGACTTAAAGGCCCGTATTTTCGAGCCGCGTAGGGTACCATTGATCCGACGCGACGCGTCGAGGGGGGGTGACAGTGCGGGTGGACGAGCAATTTAGAAATCAGTTCGAGTGGTCTGGCGAGATGCGGGCTCTCGCATCTGGTGGAACCGAGAAACGTGGATTCGTCTAGGTACGATTGCCCGGTCGCGTGTCCCACATCCGCGGTGGTTCAGCTTCGGATTAAACAGCTTTTCaatttcttccttcccacgggAATATTTGATATACGATTCGAGGTGCGAACGGTTTCCCACACCGAGAATGGTAACGGTAAATGGCAACTTGAGGATTACGGTGATTAGAGCGCACTGTCAAGGTAATAAAGAGTATCGATCCCGCGGTAAATCATCGCGATTAAAGACGCAGAAACGTAAGATCGTGCAGACGGGAACCAATCACGCGGTCGTGTTTACGcaagaggaagagaaaaaagggaaacgtggaggagaggagagaaaaaagcGCGGGGCCCCGGCATAGGCTGGCCGGTGAAACTCTCTGCGGTAGCGAATTCTTGCGTGGTTCTCCGTCGAAAATGTCCGGCGGAACGAAGGGTGAAATAAAGAAAGAGGAAAAAAGAGAAGGTGGCCGACGACGCCGAGGGCCACGGTGGAAGAAGAAGTAAGAGTCGTAAAACGGGTTCTCCTGGCCCCCCCTCGGGGCCGCGTTTCGCCTCGTCCTTTTTTAACCGAGCCTTCGATCTTTCGCGTTAAACACCGCAATGTTTTAACGAGCAACCAACGACAAGCTTACCGCTCAAAAATCCGCGACAGTTTCCGGTTTCGCCTCACCACGCGTGATCGCGACCTTTTACGGCCGATTACGGTTCATCGTTGAAAGCTACACGGCAATTTATTTACGTTTCTGAGAAAAGTACTTCAGTCTGGTTCCACGCGGGGCTTTCGATAATTTGTTTCGAACGACGTTACGTTGCTTTTCAGCATACGAGTTTATAACTTAAGTCAACTCTCAGTCGAGGGCATCTGTGCGTAGTTTGGCTAGAAAAATTCCGAGAAGTAACGGCTTCGTTTAATAGTCGTTCACTTTCGTCTTATCGAGGAAATACGTATTCGTAATCTATTTGATTGAATATCGTAGAATTTATAGGAGAAGCGCGAAGAGTGACGAACTCCCTTCGACAAAGATGGCGTCGATGGCCAATCGAGCATCCATGAAATCGCTAATAGCGCTGGCTCCGCAGGCGAAGTGTTAAAATTCATAATTGCACGTGTAAACGCGGGAAAAATCGGAACGACGGATTATCGTGGAGGAAAGTTAAGCAGCGAAATATTCATATAATTGCCGCGTTCGTTATGCGCGCATCGCTCGGCGAAGACGCGAGTGACCTTCCAGCAAGGCCATCGCGGCGATGATACTTTTTACGTTCGCCGCGAAAAATGTTAAGTTTCGCCTCTCCTCGTATTTACCACCACTCCGGCTCTTGCGAAACGGGTTCGCCGGTGAAATAATTAAACGCGAACATAATTATCATTCGCGCGCAAGGTTAAGTATGCACAGGCTAGCGTAAAAATATAATGGAAGCCTTCGGTTCCTGAAGCGCCGCTTAACTAAGTAACGAGGCCGTGATCGAGGGGAAAAAAGGAACGTATTATGTTAATGATCCATTGGTTTATCGCTGTGAATGGCGATCGAAGACAAGGTGAGGTAATAAAAGTTTCTCAATGGAGTTTGCCGATGTCATCGGCAGTAAGTGCGCGAAATTTCTTAAGCGGTAGAAACGAACCTTCGCGGATGCATTTACAGGTTCTCGTAGAAAGCGATTTTGCAATTCCGGCGAGCACgattgaaatttgaaatatcaAATTACTCCATTTTATCAGGAATTCTGAGGAATTTCTTCGCCaatgataaatattaatttGCATATTTTACTGATATGCAACAGATCTTATCGCAATTCTCGTTTAATTCAGAATACTTATCTGAGAATAATGATGATTACTCTTATCTTGTATATACATATTCGTTTTAAATACGAAATGCGATGGGAGCGTATTTTCGTTCCCGGTAAAAATGACTTCATCCCCGAGCAAAGAGCACGGCAGTACGCGTTTCGCTTTATCTATTCACTCTCGATTTCGTTTCTTCAACCCTATCTCGAACACTTGTCGCGTTTCACACTCGGTCTCGTTTCGAACTGTCCCCTTTATCTTTCGCCGAGTTACAAAACGCAAAAACCGCCGGCCATAACATCTGTTACACCTCGATAAAATTAAAGTGTTTACGCTGCAATTTACGCGGCAGTAGAACGGAAAAATATATGAACGAACTTGCATTCCACGGGCTCCACCGAACGCATCCGTGAGGCTTCCCTCACACGCAACGATCACTCGCGAACCTTCATTCCACGATCGCCGCGTATATTTATATTATGCCGTATATCGCCGTACAGGTTTTACGCGTAAAAGTAAAAGCTTTCCGTTGTAAAAGCCAAGTAGAATGAAAAGGTGAAATCATATCTCGCTCTCCTCAATATCCTCGGCTGAACACTTTTTTCGCATCGGCATTCGCGTCTTCGATCTATCGTTTGTCTATCCGTTATCAAAGTAGAACGTTCGTAAATTATTTTCTTGCCGTATTACGACCATCTATCCGTCAGAGTTAATTGATAAGAACAAAGTTATATCTGTTACGCAATCGTTTAATAGATCGATCGATCTCTCCCTCTGTACTCTCATTCCGCTACAAAGGAATGCCACACCTAAAGGAGAACAATATTTCGCAAGCATTGAGTAGCACAGTTATCGATTCAGTCGTTcacacgatcgatcgatcgactttTTGCGTCTCAGACAGCTCGAGTATCGTTTGAGATGATGTTCTCTACGAAAAACTACAGTGGAGCGTCTTTGAAATTCGCGCGTGGCGTAGCGAACTCTCATTCGCTGCAGAGCTTACCAGATTTCCACGCGCGTGATTCGTTCGGTGTGAAAACGGCCTAAAGCTGTGCGAACAATAAATAGAGTACTACGCCCGCGATTTTTCTCTTATCGCCGACTGCTAACAGCCTGCTTTTCCTACCGAGACCGGTTCTTTTAATGAGCCCCCGTTAATTATTGTCATTCGTTGTTTGAACGCTCTAAACAAACTtaatccgcgggaacgcgtcgaCTCTTTGCGCAGCAAATCATTCTGTCCCGTCGCGCGCGGATTTTCAACGAATTTATAGGGCACACTTTTTAAAATTACACTTTTCCGCTAGCCTGCTGCCAGGTTAAGGTGAATTATACGAATTAATTTGAATGCGCCGGTCATTTATAAAACGT comes from the Xylocopa sonorina isolate GNS202 chromosome 1, iyXylSono1_principal, whole genome shotgun sequence genome and includes:
- the LOC143426472 gene encoding uncharacterized protein LOC143426472; translation: MSKFRFQYKKKSSGFGDIAENRFIRAKKYEETRRNQRAANFNENRNISNSSQRIQKEEVQPVPAPAPKNRSNKLLAWKAERERRKKLEENKKKPAFVVGVVHHKIYSPVIGSTSIAPVVKTDSIPKRITKATEKRLTIKTKKNEVNTNASRRNPIKTSKKENIEKKHEQLSVPADSKGNESQKTQTLLFGTVSNTISGIEDTSNSSKVERSKTSNESDNKEDNTKKVDIPLNDTSYVINDAEDTSEEDCSFKLSFDEKETFSSSNDSESKTKADNNKVFNNSITEANFSLKNNKSISTSTNSSCEPAFFSPYVVSRRGKDNARKEQQLKRGFSIGHSPIDNIPMKDTVMKSLNISVEDEERTAQYFQFLLNKEVERLNELCEKWLKIKADPETTEDGQYEINQAIGQTNLLISKKFERFRGLVADCETGKGEMLVTCKDLQGFWDMMYMEVKNCNLRFEKLEKLRSQGWKEDEVPLNKPVTRNKCNTKKNIAPTRTSCLRTFLAGKKKKQMEKMENNDIKVFVPKSNYITSSTYSASKTPLVKYGRNSMGSVDRNTNKSASTKYDKRRSLLQNIQLSQNPKKMSSPLTIMKISQLCKTPVVLLDDSISYINSNQTPAKSILKQSKSSTESESRGKSSNKVNFDDYITLSEVPIDEETQTKLDLAAALTRIDNLDLDNPDDSPIKAEKKLYFDDSSDECENSIKQKSILKNSTNKIMSDEMQMEIPLQESNKNVNTPIRKNIRRQNAVDVDEEILDLPAPFIKVTSSTPHNKLKKDNNLNTSKEEHVSINEKVVSNEYDESIRVLRNRIITPTSKPKTRRSRKSVSVQEPEHKENKISSERRPRRSAIKVNINVKEGTNLHSSANNTEGNISRRRSTRSIKFSEEEYSDAMDKPTLPMTPHIRRSKIHFNQEESTAVADMSNSFKELETPPVRVRRSRMRKV